One Gloeothece verrucosa PCC 7822 DNA window includes the following coding sequences:
- a CDS encoding response regulator, with protein sequence MNKSYFPCDLTVHSSIDPPVILLAEDDFMNQLTICDYLEVFGYSLIVANNGIEAVEKAQQVQPKLILMDISMPKMDGLQAIAAIRQIPELVNTPIIALTAFAMKGDQEKCLTAGANYYVTKPIKFKDLVALMQNCLA encoded by the coding sequence ATGAATAAATCTTATTTTCCTTGCGATTTAACCGTTCATTCATCTATAGATCCTCCCGTAATCTTGCTGGCAGAAGATGACTTCATGAATCAACTAACGATTTGCGACTACTTGGAAGTTTTTGGCTATTCTTTAATCGTAGCTAATAATGGGATAGAAGCAGTTGAAAAAGCGCAACAAGTGCAACCCAAATTAATCTTAATGGATATTTCTATGCCAAAAATGGACGGATTACAAGCTATTGCCGCCATCCGTCAAATTCCTGAGTTGGTTAACACCCCCATTATTGCTTTAACAGCTTTTGCCATGAAGGGCGATCAGGAAAAATGTTTAACAGCAGGAGCTAACTATTATGTCACCAAGCCGATTAAATTTAAAGATTTAGTTGCTTTAATGCAAAATTGTTTAGCTTAA
- a CDS encoding PAS domain S-box protein, giving the protein MENPTKANILLVDDQPTHLILIEKLIKDLKHNVIIANSGQEVLNYLRFHKQELAAIILDVNMPGMNGFQVAEKIKALPEHQETPIIFLTGTDFNDISKYKGYNLGAIDYLSKPVDIQILRYKISSLIEIFQHKKYLKQQAEELAITNVSLHNQVVKIQAIEQYLNQVNLNLEKLVEQRTAQLQKVNSELQQEIQQRRHIEEVLRMIALSFSRKSGKDFFCSLVEYLAKAEEVDYAFVVELTSNSHFLKPVAIYPEEALTANIIFDLKNGPCEEVLKNGFSVYENQVLIKFPNHKLVQNLQIESYAGITLFNSENQPLGILGIMSKQPLNKPELTTEILKIFAVRTELELQQQKTAKILQDSENLHRLILTNISDSVFITDDQGFFTFICPNTEQIFGYDYQEIKFMKNIKNLLGDIFDTQQELTQFEKIINLEKVIINKFGERRVLLINIQQVSIAQGTILYTCREITHRKKAEEILQDREEQFRQLAENIRDVFFIHDSHSYQLIYISPAFEKIWGIKQEKVYEDSLIWMNSIYPEDREKVINKVKQEQANQPTQLEYRIVKPNQEIRWIRVRSFPVFNNLGEVYRIVGIAEDITERKQADQLIYESEQRYRNLINNLHAGVIVHGSDSQILLCNSKAVELLGIERECLLEKTALDPVWHFLKEDGSLMSLKDYPVNQVIATKKSLTNYVVGVIRKNSKTLIWGLVNAFPELDIEGNLTQIVVTFFDITERQETELKLQKMNEELELKIEERTYHLHQANQQLRLEIFEREQAELALEENKAFLRNVIDNVPSMIFVKDADSRVILANNFLAKFYNKSIDQIEGQQHIEFVPDLADQKKFLQEDQQVFKSLETLLIPEQTITLPSGEVRYFQTSKTPLISIDGKVKYLLGVATDITERKNFEQQLEIALAQEKELHKLKIQFIDLISHEFRTPLTAILGSAEFVERHGEQLKAEKKEKHLRNILLAGRRLNELVDDVLSISRAESGKLEFNPTPLDFVEFCQNLIEEIQFGFAKNHHIELLLKGFVPEKDCNICYLDEKCLRHILINLLSNATKYSAVDSLIQLSLDCQEQQIIFQISDQGIGIPLEDQSLLFEPFYRANNVHTIPGTGLGLKIVQTYVTLHKGKVEFISEEGEGTTFTVTLPRYKNLQSYG; this is encoded by the coding sequence CCCCTATTATCTTTTTAACCGGCACTGATTTTAATGATATTAGTAAATATAAAGGTTATAATTTAGGAGCTATTGATTATCTTTCAAAGCCAGTTGATATACAAATTTTACGGTATAAAATTTCTAGTCTTATTGAAATTTTCCAACATAAAAAATATTTAAAACAACAAGCTGAAGAACTCGCTATCACCAACGTATCCTTACATAATCAAGTCGTTAAAATTCAAGCAATTGAGCAATATCTTAATCAGGTAAATCTAAATTTAGAAAAATTAGTTGAACAACGAACCGCTCAACTCCAAAAAGTGAATTCTGAGCTACAGCAAGAAATTCAACAGCGTCGCCATATAGAAGAAGTCTTAAGGATGATAGCTCTAAGTTTTTCAAGGAAAAGTGGAAAAGATTTTTTTTGTTCTTTGGTTGAATATCTTGCTAAAGCGGAAGAGGTAGACTATGCTTTTGTAGTTGAATTGACATCTAACTCACATTTCCTTAAACCAGTTGCTATCTATCCTGAAGAAGCCTTGACAGCAAATATAATATTTGATTTAAAAAACGGTCCTTGTGAAGAAGTTTTAAAAAACGGATTTTCTGTTTATGAAAATCAAGTTTTAATAAAATTCCCTAATCATAAATTAGTCCAAAATCTCCAAATAGAAAGCTATGCAGGAATCACTTTATTTAATTCAGAAAATCAGCCTTTAGGAATTTTGGGGATTATGAGCAAACAGCCTTTAAATAAACCCGAATTGACCACAGAAATTTTGAAAATATTTGCCGTTCGTACAGAATTAGAATTACAACAACAAAAAACCGCAAAAATTTTACAAGATTCAGAAAACCTACATCGTCTTATTCTGACTAATATTTCTGATTCTGTATTCATTACTGATGATCAAGGTTTTTTCACTTTTATCTGCCCCAATACTGAACAAATTTTTGGCTATGATTATCAAGAGATTAAGTTCATGAAAAATATTAAAAATTTATTGGGAGATATTTTTGATACTCAACAAGAATTAACCCAGTTTGAGAAAATTATTAATCTTGAAAAAGTTATTATTAATAAATTTGGTGAACGACGAGTTTTATTGATTAACATTCAACAAGTTAGTATTGCTCAAGGAACTATTCTTTATACTTGTCGAGAAATTACTCATCGAAAAAAAGCTGAAGAAATTTTACAGGATAGAGAAGAACAATTCCGTCAACTAGCTGAAAATATTCGAGATGTTTTTTTTATTCATGATTCTCATTCATACCAATTGATTTACATTAGTCCAGCTTTTGAAAAAATTTGGGGCATTAAACAAGAGAAAGTCTATGAAGACTCTTTAATATGGATGAATTCCATTTATCCGGAAGACCGAGAAAAAGTGATCAATAAAGTCAAACAAGAACAAGCAAATCAACCGACTCAACTAGAGTATCGTATAGTTAAACCCAACCAAGAAATTCGTTGGATTCGAGTCAGGAGTTTTCCGGTTTTTAATAATTTAGGAGAAGTCTATCGAATTGTGGGAATTGCTGAAGATATTACCGAACGAAAACAAGCAGATCAATTAATATATGAAAGTGAACAGCGTTATCGAAATTTGATCAATAATTTACATGCAGGTGTGATTGTTCATGGTTCAGATAGTCAAATTTTACTCTGTAATTCTAAAGCAGTAGAATTGTTAGGAATCGAGCGAGAATGTCTCCTAGAAAAAACTGCGCTTGATCCGGTTTGGCATTTTTTAAAAGAAGATGGAAGCTTGATGTCTTTAAAAGATTATCCAGTCAATCAGGTTATCGCTACAAAAAAATCTTTAACGAACTATGTTGTAGGAGTTATTCGTAAAAATAGTAAAACCTTAATTTGGGGTTTAGTCAATGCTTTTCCTGAATTGGATATTGAGGGAAATTTGACTCAAATTGTTGTTACTTTTTTCGATATTACTGAACGTCAAGAAACTGAGTTAAAATTACAAAAGATGAATGAAGAGTTAGAATTAAAAATTGAGGAAAGGACTTATCACTTACATCAAGCTAACCAACAATTAAGACTCGAAATTTTTGAGCGCGAACAGGCAGAACTTGCTTTAGAAGAAAATAAAGCTTTTTTACGTAATGTTATTGATAATGTACCTTCGATGATTTTTGTTAAAGATGCTGACAGCCGCGTAATTTTAGCTAACAATTTTTTAGCCAAGTTTTATAACAAAAGCATTGACCAAATAGAAGGACAGCAACATATAGAATTTGTTCCTGATTTAGCTGACCAAAAAAAATTCTTGCAAGAAGATCAGCAAGTTTTCAAATCTTTAGAAACATTGTTGATTCCGGAACAAACTATAACCTTGCCTTCCGGTGAAGTTCGCTATTTTCAAACCAGCAAAACTCCTTTAATCTCTATAGATGGAAAAGTGAAATATCTATTAGGGGTAGCCACAGATATTACTGAACGGAAAAATTTTGAACAACAGTTAGAAATCGCTTTAGCCCAAGAGAAAGAACTTCATAAGCTGAAAATTCAGTTTATTGATCTTATTTCTCATGAATTCCGTACTCCTTTAACGGCTATTTTAGGCAGTGCCGAGTTTGTTGAACGACATGGAGAACAACTAAAAGCTGAAAAAAAAGAAAAGCATTTACGTAATATTCTTCTTGCTGGACGGAGACTTAATGAATTAGTGGATGATGTATTATCGATTAGCCGAGCAGAATCCGGTAAACTAGAATTTAACCCTACTCCTTTAGACTTTGTAGAATTTTGTCAAAATTTAATTGAAGAAATTCAATTTGGCTTTGCTAAAAATCATCATATTGAATTATTGCTCAAAGGATTCGTTCCTGAAAAAGACTGTAATATCTGCTATCTTGATGAAAAGTGTTTGCGACATATTTTAATTAATTTACTTTCTAACGCGACTAAATATTCGGCGGTTGATAGTTTAATTCAATTATCTTTGGACTGTCAAGAACAGCAAATCATTTTTCAAATTAGCGATCAAGGAATTGGTATTCCTCTAGAAGACCAATCTCTTCTTTTTGAACCCTTTTACCGAGCTAATAATGTTCATACTATACCGGGAACCGGACTCGGACTCAAGATTGTACAAACTTATGTAACCTTGCACAAGGGAAAAGTAGAGTTTATTAGCGAGGAAGGGGAAGGTACAACTTTTACAGTGACTTTACCACGATACAAAAATTTACAAAGTTATGGTTAA
- a CDS encoding type IV pilin-like G/H family protein, with translation MNKPPKQRKKLEQGFTLLELLMAFLLLNVLMIISYQMSLKQVEKARQAEALSTLGLINRAQQFYKFEHSTFTSLNNLSISIGSDNGNGTYSAQYYIFSDTNIESTYSGQRASASPVYQNDILNYASAISQKNDGTFTNIICESTSTTADDAATSQSNNEVFCSGGHPMR, from the coding sequence ATGAATAAACCACCAAAACAGAGAAAAAAGTTAGAACAAGGGTTTACTCTCTTAGAACTGCTCATGGCTTTTTTGTTATTGAATGTTTTAATGATTATTAGCTATCAAATGAGCCTTAAACAAGTTGAAAAAGCGAGACAAGCCGAAGCTCTAAGTACCCTTGGACTTATTAACCGCGCACAACAGTTTTATAAATTTGAACATAGCACCTTCACTTCCTTGAACAATCTTTCGATTTCTATAGGTTCGGATAATGGCAATGGAACTTACAGCGCACAATACTATATTTTCAGTGATACGAATATTGAATCGACCTATAGCGGTCAGCGAGCTAGTGCCAGTCCTGTTTATCAAAACGATATCCTCAATTATGCTTCTGCCATCAGTCAAAAAAATGATGGAACCTTTACAAATATTATTTGTGAATCAACTAGCACCACTGCTGATGATGCTGCCACTAGCCAGAGCAATAATGAGGTGTTTTGTTCGGGAGGACACCCAATGCGATAA
- a CDS encoding PAS domain-containing protein has product MIIPFPQLTPAIVRNPLVLSPDTKVLEAITSLINQRSQPVKSNCAVVVENGQIVGIVTKGDILVALAQSQTLDFLTISQVMSSPVVMLRESEFTGLESAINLFQTHSIDHLPIIDSENHLVGLLTSDSLSAVIQSYIMKDQKIAEKKTTLQLENSFQAAILDEINHISSPKQEQRKLQESELNYTSLAEIAPIGIFRTDTQGYCVYVNPRWCEIAGLTSEEAKGKGWEQVLHPDDDDEVSAQWYRSVEENRLFQLEYRFKRPNGEIRYVYGQSVALRDINQQIIGYLGTITDITEQKKTEYRLKEALRLAKLGNWELDVQNNIGYWSEEVFHIFGREPQPFSPSFDGFLELVHPDDRSKVVASYTQHLEKRIPHEVVHRVPMPDGRIKVVVERCETAYDAEGKPIHSLGTVQDITEYYKQETILKKLLAGTSNTLTQEFFSALVRHIAEALEVSYVIIAELIDERLHTFAFWGDEQLQKNIDVAICQTPCEYVIKDGFFYCSHSIQEQFPQNTHLAQMQAESYLGIVLTDKNSHPIGILCVLDVKPMDRETAEMIQQILQIFAGRASAELERKRSDEALQQLKATLEAQVEERTQQLQESQRFIQQITDQSPSILYLYDLQEQRNIYINQEVSRILGYSPTEIQEMGNLIISRLIHPQDLSRFNRYLEQLKQAQDHEILGVEYRFQDIKGQWRWFSGRDAVFSRDSQGRVKQVIGVAQDITERKQAEQTLYLQAQQEKLLREINQRIRQSLDLQTIFDTACQEILLLLQVDRVGIFRFDPESHYDDGEFIAEAMVAGLPSAIAIHVHDHCFGEKFSSLYAQGKFLAVDDINNSELMDCHREILSQFQIKAHLVLPLLCEEQLWGLLCVHQCYDTRHWKEAEIKLLQQITHQLTIAIQQASLYEQIRQKLRQQQAIAAIVQQVRQSLNIEEILNTITQDVRALFDCDRVIIFRLYSDGGSRIIEESVSTEFLPLKYCHWDDETWSQDILNLYWQGQPRIVPDVMNDIYTECLHEYSREGQIQSKIVAPILLDLKEKENHRWVASTNSHKLWGILVVHACREKRVWQNSEAQLLQQIANQLAIAIQQASLFEQLQVEIEDKQQKNAELDRATRLKDEFLANMSHELRTPLNAILGMTEGLQDEIFGQINERQRKSLKIIEQAGNHLLELINDILDVSKIESGQLELHCTSTEIIPLCQSSLAFVKQQAVKKRIQLDFNISSNILMLTLDERRIRQVIINLLNNAVKFTPEGGKVGLEVVQIGENTVRFAVKDTGIGIAAENIPKLFQPFMQIDSALNRQYTGTGLGLALVKRLVDLHGGEVSVTSELGVGSCFSVDLPLMESCSTDNFFDFQTPLTPEVEANSVNLKNAPLILLAEDNETNITTISNYLKAKKYKLILAKNGKEAISLAQSQQPDLILMDICLPGINGLEAIQQIRQLPDLKDIPIIAVTALALTGDRERCLEAGANEYLSKPLKLKELVALIQSLLE; this is encoded by the coding sequence ATGATTATTCCCTTCCCACAACTCACGCCGGCGATTGTGCGAAATCCTTTAGTGCTTTCACCAGATACTAAAGTTTTAGAAGCGATCACCTCTTTGATCAATCAACGCTCACAACCGGTTAAATCAAATTGTGCTGTCGTGGTAGAAAATGGGCAAATTGTAGGAATTGTCACCAAAGGAGATATTTTAGTTGCACTAGCACAGTCGCAAACTCTCGATTTCTTGACCATCAGTCAGGTGATGAGTTCTCCTGTTGTCATGCTGCGAGAATCTGAGTTTACTGGTTTAGAGTCGGCAATCAACTTGTTTCAAACTCATTCAATTGATCATCTACCGATTATTGACTCAGAGAATCACCTTGTCGGGTTACTCACTTCAGACAGCCTATCGGCAGTTATCCAATCATATATAATGAAGGATCAAAAAATAGCTGAGAAAAAAACAACTCTTCAATTAGAAAACTCTTTTCAAGCCGCGATTTTAGACGAAATTAATCATATTAGTTCACCAAAACAAGAACAAAGAAAACTCCAAGAAAGTGAACTTAATTATACTTCTTTAGCAGAAATCGCTCCCATTGGCATTTTTCGCACCGATACTCAGGGTTACTGTGTTTATGTGAATCCTCGTTGGTGTGAGATCGCCGGATTAACTTCAGAAGAAGCGAAAGGAAAGGGATGGGAACAAGTCCTCCATCCGGATGATGATGATGAGGTGAGCGCTCAATGGTATCGAAGCGTTGAGGAAAATCGCCTTTTTCAACTGGAATATCGTTTTAAACGACCTAATGGAGAGATAAGATATGTTTATGGTCAATCCGTCGCACTAAGAGACATTAATCAGCAGATTATTGGTTATTTAGGCACAATTACTGATATTACTGAGCAAAAGAAAACAGAATACCGCTTAAAAGAAGCCCTACGCTTGGCAAAATTAGGCAACTGGGAACTCGATGTTCAAAACAATATTGGCTATTGGTCAGAAGAAGTTTTTCACATTTTTGGCAGAGAACCTCAGCCATTTAGCCCTTCTTTTGATGGCTTTTTAGAATTAGTTCATCCCGATGATCGCTCGAAAGTTGTCGCCTCCTATACTCAGCACCTAGAAAAGCGAATTCCTCACGAAGTGGTTCATCGTGTGCCGATGCCTGATGGACGGATTAAAGTTGTAGTAGAACGATGCGAAACTGCCTATGATGCCGAAGGCAAACCGATTCACTCATTAGGAACCGTTCAAGATATTACAGAGTATTATAAACAAGAAACTATACTCAAAAAACTGCTGGCAGGGACATCTAATACTCTGACTCAAGAGTTTTTCTCGGCTTTAGTGCGCCATATTGCCGAAGCCTTAGAAGTCTCCTATGTGATTATTGCAGAATTAATTGATGAGCGGCTGCACACTTTCGCCTTTTGGGGAGATGAACAATTACAGAAAAATATTGATGTGGCAATTTGTCAAACTCCTTGTGAATATGTTATTAAAGACGGATTTTTTTATTGTTCTCATAGTATTCAAGAGCAATTTCCCCAAAATACCCATTTAGCCCAAATGCAAGCCGAGAGTTATTTGGGCATAGTGTTAACGGATAAAAATAGTCATCCCATCGGCATCCTTTGCGTTTTAGATGTAAAACCGATGGATAGAGAAACCGCCGAAATGATCCAACAAATTTTACAAATTTTTGCCGGACGAGCTTCTGCGGAACTGGAACGAAAGCGTAGCGATGAAGCCCTACAGCAACTTAAGGCTACCTTAGAAGCGCAAGTCGAGGAAAGAACCCAACAGTTACAAGAAAGTCAGCGATTTATACAACAGATTACCGATCAATCTCCTAGTATTTTATATCTCTACGATCTTCAAGAACAACGAAATATCTATATCAATCAAGAGGTTTCCCGGATTTTGGGCTACAGTCCCACAGAAATACAAGAGATGGGAAATCTTATAATATCTCGTTTAATACACCCGCAAGATTTAAGCCGATTCAATCGATATCTCGAACAGCTTAAGCAAGCCCAGGATCACGAAATTTTAGGCGTTGAATACAGATTTCAAGATATTAAAGGTCAGTGGCGATGGTTTTCAGGTCGAGATGCTGTTTTTAGCCGAGATTCACAAGGAAGAGTTAAACAAGTGATTGGCGTAGCGCAAGATATTACCGAACGAAAACAAGCCGAACAAACCCTTTATCTTCAAGCACAACAAGAAAAACTCTTGCGAGAAATTAATCAGCGAATTCGTCAATCTCTTGACCTTCAGACCATTTTTGACACCGCTTGTCAAGAAATCCTTCTATTACTTCAGGTAGATCGGGTGGGAATTTTCCGCTTTGATCCTGAATCTCATTACGATGATGGAGAATTTATCGCTGAGGCAATGGTGGCGGGATTACCTTCTGCAATAGCGATTCACGTTCACGATCACTGTTTTGGGGAAAAATTTTCATCTCTCTATGCTCAGGGCAAATTTTTGGCCGTTGATGATATTAATAATAGTGAACTGATGGACTGTCACCGTGAGATCTTATCTCAGTTTCAGATTAAAGCCCATTTAGTGCTGCCGTTATTGTGTGAAGAACAGTTGTGGGGTTTACTTTGTGTACATCAATGTTATGATACTCGTCACTGGAAAGAAGCAGAAATTAAGTTACTCCAACAAATTACCCATCAATTAACGATTGCTATTCAGCAAGCCAGTTTATATGAACAAATACGGCAAAAACTCCGCCAACAACAAGCCATTGCTGCTATTGTTCAACAGGTTCGTCAATCTCTCAATATCGAGGAGATTTTAAACACCATTACCCAAGATGTGAGAGCCTTATTTGACTGTGATCGGGTGATTATTTTTCGTCTGTATTCTGATGGGGGAAGCCGAATTATTGAAGAGTCCGTTTCTACTGAATTTCTCCCACTCAAATATTGTCACTGGGATGATGAAACTTGGTCACAAGATATCCTCAATCTATATTGGCAGGGGCAACCTCGTATTGTCCCCGATGTTATGAACGATATCTATACTGAGTGCTTACATGAATATTCCCGTGAAGGGCAAATTCAATCTAAAATTGTTGCGCCGATTCTTCTAGACTTAAAAGAAAAAGAAAATCATCGTTGGGTGGCCTCAACAAACAGTCATAAACTATGGGGTATTTTAGTTGTCCATGCTTGTCGAGAAAAACGAGTTTGGCAAAATTCCGAAGCGCAACTCTTACAACAAATTGCCAATCAATTAGCGATCGCCATTCAGCAAGCCAGTTTATTTGAGCAATTGCAGGTAGAAATCGAAGATAAACAGCAAAAAAATGCAGAGCTTGACCGCGCAACCCGGCTTAAAGATGAATTCCTCGCCAATATGAGCCATGAATTGCGGACTCCCCTGAATGCGATTCTAGGCATGACAGAAGGGCTACAAGATGAAATTTTTGGTCAAATTAATGAACGACAACGCAAATCTCTTAAGATTATTGAACAGGCTGGCAATCACTTACTCGAACTAATTAACGATATTTTGGATGTGTCGAAAATTGAATCGGGTCAATTAGAACTTCATTGTACTTCAACAGAAATTATTCCCCTCTGTCAATCAAGTCTTGCTTTTGTGAAACAACAGGCAGTGAAAAAACGCATTCAGTTAGATTTTAATATTTCTTCTAATATTTTAATGTTAACCCTAGATGAACGTCGTATCCGTCAAGTGATCATCAATCTACTCAATAATGCGGTCAAATTTACCCCAGAAGGCGGAAAAGTTGGCTTAGAAGTTGTCCAAATAGGGGAAAATACAGTAAGATTTGCCGTCAAAGATACAGGAATTGGCATAGCCGCCGAAAACATCCCGAAATTATTTCAACCCTTTATGCAAATTGATAGTGCTTTAAATCGTCAATATACGGGAACGGGTTTAGGATTAGCATTAGTCAAACGTCTTGTGGATTTACATGGGGGAGAAGTGAGTGTTACCAGCGAGTTAGGGGTGGGCAGTTGCTTTAGCGTTGATTTACCGCTCATGGAAAGTTGCTCAACTGACAATTTTTTTGATTTTCAAACGCCATTAACCCCTGAAGTAGAAGCGAATTCTGTCAACTTAAAAAATGCTCCCTTAATCCTCTTAGCAGAAGATAACGAAACGAACATTACCACCATTTCTAATTACCTGAAAGCCAAAAAATATAAGCTTATTTTAGCCAAAAATGGAAAAGAAGCTATTTCACTAGCCCAATCTCAACAGCCTGATTTAATTTTAATGGATATTTGCCTGCCGGGCATTAATGGGTTAGAAGCTATTCAACAAATTCGACAGCTTCCGGATTTGAAGGATATACCCATTATTGCAGTAACAGCTTTAGCCTTGACTGGTGATCGGGAACGATGTCTTGAAGCCGGAGCCAATGAATATTTAAGTAAACCTTTGAAGTTGAAAGAATTAGTTGCGCTTATTCAATCTCTTTTAGAGTAA
- a CDS encoding EAL domain-containing response regulator encodes MVNLIKFKGSINIKYNYLIEETAVTTILVIEDDEIIRDIINDILSLVGFDVIEATNGQQGLEIALSTYPDLIICDIMMPQLDGYGVLQALQCHSTTESIPFIFLTAKGTPVNIREGMDLGADDYLTKPFSEEGLLKAVTTRLKKRASIELQYINKIQEIQNKLEFLLHHDPLTNLPNQLLLRKFFQEFISKQKSSQTAKDTQTPDNKNQSFIPILSIGLDRFERIHESFGYEISDILLKLVAQRLVSCVHKQGIIARLSEDEFVIILNPVVDKHFASQIAEHIINTFSHPFMIESQEVFITLSLGIVIYPRDSQKLQELIQKSKAIMKRVKQMGGNSYEFYSRLIEKNVVSDYLDLETDLRHALERNEFEVYYQPKVSCETGKIVGAEALCRWNNPKRGMVSPGIFVPIAEEIGLIEPLGEWVLRTACKQAKDWQKKGLNPIKIAVNISARQFNQKNLALWLSNILEEINFNGQLLELELTESMLLENPSISVLKLRGLKTLGVKIAIDDFGTGYSSLSYLQQFPFDILKIDRCFVKNIDQNVKNAEITKALISLAHHLNLVVVAEGVETKPELSFLKTYNCDEIQGFLFSRPLPASEFERLATGELNFMNLT; translated from the coding sequence ATGGTTAATTTAATTAAGTTTAAGGGCAGTATAAATATTAAATACAATTATTTAATTGAAGAAACTGCCGTGACCACAATTTTAGTCATTGAAGACGATGAAATTATTCGAGATATTATTAATGATATATTATCTCTAGTGGGTTTTGATGTTATTGAAGCTACCAATGGGCAACAGGGTTTAGAAATTGCTCTTTCTACTTACCCAGACTTAATTATCTGCGATATTATGATGCCTCAACTCGATGGTTATGGTGTACTACAAGCCCTACAGTGCCATTCCACAACAGAATCTATTCCTTTTATATTTCTGACTGCTAAAGGAACGCCAGTTAATATTAGAGAAGGAATGGATTTAGGAGCCGATGATTACCTCACTAAACCTTTTAGCGAAGAAGGACTTTTAAAAGCTGTTACTACTCGTCTTAAAAAACGAGCTTCAATTGAATTGCAATATATAAACAAAATTCAGGAAATTCAAAATAAACTAGAGTTTCTCCTACATCATGATCCTTTGACCAATTTACCTAATCAACTTTTATTAAGAAAATTTTTTCAAGAATTCATTTCAAAGCAAAAAAGTTCTCAAACCGCTAAAGATACTCAAACTCCCGACAATAAAAATCAATCTTTTATTCCTATCCTATCTATTGGTTTAGATCGCTTTGAACGAATTCATGAAAGTTTTGGTTATGAAATTAGTGATATTTTATTAAAATTGGTCGCTCAACGTTTAGTAAGCTGTGTCCATAAACAAGGAATAATTGCTCGTCTAAGTGAAGATGAATTTGTCATTATTCTTAATCCGGTTGTAGATAAACATTTTGCCTCCCAAATAGCCGAGCATATTATTAATACTTTTTCTCATCCTTTTATGATTGAGAGTCAGGAAGTTTTTATTACCCTAAGTTTAGGAATAGTCATTTATCCTCGTGATAGTCAAAAATTGCAGGAATTAATCCAAAAATCCAAAGCAATAATGAAACGAGTAAAACAAATGGGTGGCAACTCTTACGAATTTTATAGCCGCTTAATTGAAAAAAATGTTGTTTCAGATTATTTAGACTTAGAAACGGATCTCCGTCATGCTTTAGAACGAAATGAATTTGAAGTTTACTATCAACCTAAAGTGAGTTGTGAAACGGGTAAAATTGTTGGAGCGGAAGCATTATGTCGTTGGAACAATCCAAAAAGGGGAATGGTATCACCCGGAATTTTTGTGCCTATTGCCGAGGAAATAGGATTAATAGAACCTCTGGGAGAATGGGTGTTAAGAACAGCTTGTAAACAGGCAAAAGATTGGCAAAAAAAAGGTTTAAATCCGATTAAAATAGCTGTCAATATTTCTGCTCGTCAATTTAATCAAAAAAATCTAGCACTGTGGTTAAGTAATATTTTAGAAGAAATTAATTTTAATGGTCAGTTATTAGAATTAGAATTAACAGAAAGTATGTTACTCGAAAATCCGTCAATTTCTGTTTTAAAATTACGAGGGCTAAAAACCTTGGGAGTGAAAATCGCTATTGATGATTTTGGAACGGGGTATTCTTCATTAAGTTATTTACAGCAGTTTCCTTTTGATATTTTAAAAATTGATCGTTGTTTTGTTAAAAATATTGATCAAAATGTCAAAAATGCAGAAATTACAAAAGCTCTTATTTCTTTAGCTCACCATTTAAATTTAGTTGTTGTTGCTGAAGGTGTAGAAACTAAACCTGAGTTATCTTTTTTAAAAACATATAACTGCGATGAAATCCAAGGATTTTTATTTAGCCGCCCTCTGCCGGCTTCTGAGTTTGAACGTTTAGCCACTGGAGAATTGAATTTTATGAATTTAACGTAG